From the genome of Longispora fulva:
GGCGTCGGCGCGTTCCGTCAGGTCGTGCACCACCGACAGGGGCACGCCCATGAACACGCACTTGAGGACGCCGTGCCGCCAGGCCGCGGCCTCCAGGTGCGCCGCGTACGGGCCCAGGGCCGCGCCCACCAGGCGGGTGTCGTTGGTGCGCAGGGCGTCACCGAGCAGGTCGGCGCACCGGTCGCCGACCAGCAGTGCCGGCAACGCGAGGAGGACGGCGCGTTTCTCGTCGGCGTCGCCGTAGCGGTAGAGGGCTCTGACCTCGCCCACCACCGCGCGGGGCGGCAGGGCGGTGAGCAGCAGGGCCCGGGCCGCGTCGTCGGTGCGCCAGCCCTCGGTGAGCGGGTCGCGGCCGACGTGCCGGCCGACCGCCGGGAACAGGGTCGCGATGGACGCCGGCTCGACGGCGACCCGGTCGAGGGCCGCGTCGAGCCACGGGCTGGCCGGTGGCGCGGGGATCACACCAGGATCCCTTCGGCGGCGCGGAGGAAGTCCAGGGACCGGGCCGCGACCTGCGGGGCCGCGTGCGAGTGCCGGGGCAGCTCGACGGCGACCAGGCCGGCGTAGCCGACCTCGGACAGTGCCGCGAGGACCGGCGGGAAGTCGATCTCCCCGGCGCCGAACTCCAGGTGCTCGTGCACGCCTGCGCGCATGTCGTCGATCTGCACGTTGACCAGGTACGGACCGACCGCCCGGACGCAGTCGGCGACCGGTACGGGTTCGTTGCACCGGCAGTGCCCGATGTCGAGGGTCAGCCCGAAGGCCGCGGGCCGGCCCAGGTCGGCGCGCAGCGCATGCCACTGGGCGAGGTTCTCCACGAGCATGCCCGGCTCGGGTTCGAAGCCGAGGACGACCCCGGTGGCGTCGGCGTGCGCGACGATCTCGGCGCAGCCGGCGACGAGCCGGTCCCAGGCGTCCGCCGGTCCCAGGCCGTCGGGGCGGACGCCGGCCCAGAAGGACACGGCCTCCGCACCTAGATCCGCGCCGATGTCCACGGCCCGGCGGAGGAAGTCGACCCGCCGGCGGCGGTCGGCGTCGAGGAGGGTCGGCGCGTGCTTGCGGCGCGGGTCGAGCAGGTAGCGCGCCCCGGTCTCCACCACGACGCCGAGGCCGTGGCGGCCGAGTGCCGTGGCGACGGCCGCCGTGCGTTCGAACACCTTGGGCTGATACGGGTCCAGGTGCGCGTGGTCCAACGTCAGCGCCACCCCGGTGTAGCCGAGGTCGGCGATGACGGCGAGCGCGTCGTCGAGGCGGTGGTTGGCGAAGCCGTTCGTGCCGTACCCGAAGCGCAGGCTCATGTCGGGGACACCTTCCGGGCGAGGGCGCGGGCGAGCGGGGCGGCGGCCGCCAGGACCGCGCCGGTGACCGGGGCGCCGGCCGAGGCGGTCAGCGCGCCCTGCAACGCCGGGAGCGCCGTGATGCCCGCCCCGACGGAGGCGCGCACGTTGGCGGCGGACGGGTCGTCGAACGCCCTGCGTTGCGCGCCGCCGTAGCGGGCCGCGTACCAGCCGCCGAGGAGGGCTGACAGGCGGCGTTGCCGGCCCAGGACCGGCGCGGCGGCGATCGCGGCCGTGGCGACGAGGGTGCGGGCCGGCAGGTCCCGGTCAGCGCCGTGCACCTCGCGGCGGGACAGCGCGGTCACGGTGTAGGTGTGCGAGGCGACCACGAGCGCCGGCCACAGCGCGCGGGACACCTTGCCGGTGCTCGCGCCGAGCAGGACGTCCAGGCCCCGGCACAGGGCCATGCCGGCCGGTCCGGCGTCGGTGTTCTTCCAGGCCACGTCATACGCCCAGATGGCGCCGACCAGCGGCACGGCCACGGCCAGGGCCCGTCGGCCGCCGGTCAGCGCGGCGACGGCCAGGCCGGCGGCGGTGAGGCCGCCGGCCACCCCGAGCGCGGCGGCGGGGGTGATCCGGCCGGACGGGATGGGCCGTTCGGGGCGTTCGACGGCGTCGAGGTCGCGGTCGGCCCAGTCGTTGGCGGCCATCCCCGCCCAGTACAGGCAGACGGAGGCCGTGGCGAGGCCGGCGGTGCGCCCGCCCAGGGTGCCGGCGGCGGCGGCCCCGGCCACGGCGTCGCCCGGCACTGACAGCGCTGCGGGGGCCCGGACGAGTTCGACGAGGTCACGCAGTCGCATCGGACAGCCCCCTGACGAATTCGACGAGGAGCGTCCACTGCTCGGCGAGGCCGTGCGGGACGTCGCCGATCGGGTCCTTGAAGAAGAACGCCAGCTCCGGCACCGGCCCGACGACGCCGGCGGCGTGCGCGGCGGCGGTCAGCCGGGCCAGGTCCAGGACGAGGGGGGCCGCGAGCGCCGAGTCGCAGCCGTGCCAGGTGAACTCCATCCGCATCGCCGTGCCGAGGAACCCCTGGAAGGTGACCAGGTCCCAGGCGGTCTTGAAGTCGCCCAGTTCGGGCACGTGGTCGATGCGGGTGTGGCCTTCGGGCTGGTAGCCGAGGGTCTCGCCGAGGACGCGGTGCTTGCTGGCGGTCTTGGCGGCGTTGGCGGCCGGGTCGGCCAGGGTCGCGCCGTCTCCCCCGCCGAGCAGGTTGATCCCCGACCAGGAGGTCACCCGCAGGTGCCGCAGCGCGAACATCGGGGCGAGCACGGACTTGAGCAGCGTCTCGCCCGTCTTGCCGTCGCTGCCGGCGTGGGGCAGCCGGGCCTCGGCGGCCAGTTCGGCCAGCGCGGGCAGGCGCGCGCCGGTGGAGGGGGTGAAGTCCACGAAGGGGCAGCCGGCCGACAGTGCCGCGTACGCGTACAGCGCGCTGGCCGGCAGCACCGCCCCGGGCAGGTCGAGGGCGGCGCGGAGCGCGGCGAGGTCGGCGTGCGCGGGGTGGGGGGTCGCGACGGGCTCGGTGGAGGACACGTTGACGACCACGATCCGGGCCAGGTCGTGCCGGTCGCGGAAGGCGCGCAGGTCGGACACGATCCGCGCGGCGGTGTCTGCCTGGACGCGGCCGTCCGGGGAGCCTTCGCAGGGGACGCCACCGCCGGGGGCCGGCAGGACCTCGACCTCGATCATGTCCAGTTCCGCGGCGACCGCCTCGACCAGGGCCCCGGGCAGGACGCCGGAGGCGGCCAGGTCGCGGGCCTTCTTCACGAGGCCGACGGTGGACATGTCGTGGCCGCCGAAGACGAGGTCGCCCAGGGTCGGCACGGCGGCCGACCGCAACTCGGGCAGCTCCGTGACGCAGCCCAGCGGGGCGGCGAGGGAGGCGCGCACCGCCAGCGCGCCGACCATGCTGGTGACCGCGACCGAGCCCCGCGCGCCGATCAGCCAAACTCCCGTACGCAACGGGCCTCCCCGGGGTGGAACGCGAACAGTGATCACGCCGAGCCTATGTCCACTCCGGGAGAAGTTTCTACGGTTCGGCAGATCCGGATCGCCACCTGGCACAATCGCTTCATGTAAATAGCCGAATGGCCAAAAGCACTCATCCCCTTGGATGTGATCCCCGACACCTTCCCGCGTTTAGTGTGTGTCCTTTAAGGACGCCTAGCGTTGGAGGAACTCGCGTGCGACGAACACAGCGACGTGTCCGGTTGACCGCCTTGGCGGTGCTCCTCACCACCGCCGTGCTCCCCACCGGCCCGGCGGCCGCGGCTGGTTCCGCGACGGAGATCGCTGTCGTCGCCGTCGGA
Proteins encoded in this window:
- a CDS encoding inositol-3-phosphate synthase, with the protein product MRTGVWLIGARGSVAVTSMVGALAVRASLAAPLGCVTELPELRSAAVPTLGDLVFGGHDMSTVGLVKKARDLAASGVLPGALVEAVAAELDMIEVEVLPAPGGGVPCEGSPDGRVQADTAARIVSDLRAFRDRHDLARIVVVNVSSTEPVATPHPAHADLAALRAALDLPGAVLPASALYAYAALSAGCPFVDFTPSTGARLPALAELAAEARLPHAGSDGKTGETLLKSVLAPMFALRHLRVTSWSGINLLGGGDGATLADPAANAAKTASKHRVLGETLGYQPEGHTRIDHVPELGDFKTAWDLVTFQGFLGTAMRMEFTWHGCDSALAAPLVLDLARLTAAAHAAGVVGPVPELAFFFKDPIGDVPHGLAEQWTLLVEFVRGLSDATA
- a CDS encoding EboA domain-containing protein; its protein translation is MIPAPPASPWLDAALDRVAVEPASIATLFPAVGRHVGRDPLTEGWRTDDAARALLLTALPPRAVVGEVRALYRYGDADEKRAVLLALPALLVGDRCADLLGDALRTNDTRLVGAALGPYAAHLEAAAWRHGVLKCVFMGVPLSVVHDLTERADAELAEMLGGLADERAAAGRSVPDDALALLHILRSR
- a CDS encoding SCO3242 family prenyltransferase — translated: MRLRDLVELVRAPAALSVPGDAVAGAAAAGTLGGRTAGLATASVCLYWAGMAANDWADRDLDAVERPERPIPSGRITPAAALGVAGGLTAAGLAVAALTGGRRALAVAVPLVGAIWAYDVAWKNTDAGPAGMALCRGLDVLLGASTGKVSRALWPALVVASHTYTVTALSRREVHGADRDLPARTLVATAAIAAAPVLGRQRRLSALLGGWYAARYGGAQRRAFDDPSAANVRASVGAGITALPALQGALTASAGAPVTGAVLAAAAPLARALARKVSPT
- a CDS encoding sugar phosphate isomerase/epimerase family protein, with product MSLRFGYGTNGFANHRLDDALAVIADLGYTGVALTLDHAHLDPYQPKVFERTAAVATALGRHGLGVVVETGARYLLDPRRKHAPTLLDADRRRRVDFLRRAVDIGADLGAEAVSFWAGVRPDGLGPADAWDRLVAGCAEIVAHADATGVVLGFEPEPGMLVENLAQWHALRADLGRPAAFGLTLDIGHCRCNEPVPVADCVRAVGPYLVNVQIDDMRAGVHEHLEFGAGEIDFPPVLAALSEVGYAGLVAVELPRHSHAAPQVAARSLDFLRAAEGILV